One genomic window of Psychrobacter cibarius includes the following:
- the kdsB gene encoding 3-deoxy-manno-octulosonate cytidylyltransferase, with protein MSSVIMPAKTHIVIPARLKSTRLPGKPLLEIHGKPMILWVAEKAQTAHFADDMCIATDDDDIAKICIDAGFDVVMTSSEHASGTDRLAEVAAIKGWADHDIVVNMQGDEPLVPPLLLEQVKALLVADSDSVMATLCEPIDDYETFMRPSVVKVVSQHANDLQRALYFSRAPIPCDRDVVLSDGDHRNPPKNAYRHLGLYAYRVRLLQQFVHWPQTPLERLESLEQLRVLENGAQIAIAVAACQLPAGVDTQEDLDRLNAMSLSEFQSPTG; from the coding sequence ATGTCGTCAGTGATTATGCCCGCCAAAACTCATATTGTTATCCCTGCTCGTCTTAAGAGCACAAGGCTGCCTGGCAAGCCATTATTAGAAATACATGGTAAGCCGATGATTCTTTGGGTTGCTGAAAAGGCGCAAACAGCGCACTTCGCTGATGATATGTGTATTGCCACAGATGATGACGATATTGCCAAGATATGCATAGATGCAGGGTTTGATGTGGTGATGACCAGTAGCGAGCATGCTTCAGGCACTGACCGTTTGGCAGAAGTTGCCGCCATCAAAGGGTGGGCTGACCATGATATCGTGGTCAACATGCAAGGCGATGAACCGTTAGTACCACCGTTATTATTGGAGCAGGTAAAGGCGCTTTTGGTCGCAGACAGTGATAGCGTGATGGCGACTTTGTGTGAGCCTATCGATGACTATGAGACCTTTATGCGTCCATCAGTGGTTAAGGTTGTCAGTCAACACGCTAATGACTTGCAACGTGCGCTTTATTTTAGCCGAGCACCCATTCCTTGCGACCGTGATGTCGTATTGTCCGATGGCGATCATAGAAACCCACCAAAAAATGCTTATCGTCATTTAGGGTTATATGCTTATCGCGTCCGTTTATTACAGCAGTTTGTGCATTGGCCGCAAACGCCACTTGAGAGACTTGAGAGCCTAGAGCAGTTACGCGTTTTAGAAAATGGAGCGCAGATTGCTATTGCAGTTGCCGCTTGTCAGCTACCTGCAGGGGTCGATACCCAAGAAGATTTAGACCGCTTAAATGCGATGAGCTTGAGTGAATTTCAGAGCCCCACTGGATAA
- the rsmG gene encoding 16S rRNA (guanine(527)-N(7))-methyltransferase RsmG — protein sequence MSDFTKTSSSSAHTGNIRIDPTGFVKLGAQLPALANTLAQAVNELKLSLSETQQRTLLLYLDQLLLWNKAYNLTAITDPEEALIKHIIDCLAIITHLPSGSLLDIGTGAGMPAVIIAICQPERQCTALDSNQKKIRFIKQISSELGLNNMQPIASRIEAHEASYDVVTSRAFASLIDFVEVAQPRLAETGYLCAMKGKAPSDEELQALDNDWHIKTIKLKVPRLHDSRHLIELSYKNV from the coding sequence ATGTCAGACTTTACTAAAACATCTTCATCTTCTGCTCACACGGGCAATATCCGTATTGATCCGACTGGCTTTGTAAAGCTTGGCGCACAGTTGCCAGCGCTGGCGAATACCTTGGCACAAGCAGTCAATGAGCTCAAGTTATCCTTGAGTGAGACGCAGCAGCGCACATTATTATTGTACTTAGACCAGCTTTTGTTGTGGAATAAAGCGTATAATCTGACCGCCATCACTGATCCAGAAGAGGCTTTGATCAAACATATAATCGATTGTTTGGCTATTATAACGCATTTACCGTCAGGGTCACTGTTAGATATTGGCACAGGGGCAGGGATGCCAGCGGTTATCATCGCGATTTGTCAGCCAGAGCGTCAATGCACCGCACTTGATAGTAATCAGAAAAAAATTCGTTTTATTAAGCAAATCAGCAGCGAGCTTGGCTTGAATAATATGCAGCCAATCGCTTCTCGTATCGAGGCGCATGAAGCCAGCTATGACGTTGTGACTTCTAGAGCCTTTGCCAGTTTGATCGATTTTGTCGAAGTGGCTCAGCCGCGCTTAGCAGAAACAGGTTACCTATGCGCGATGAAAGGCAAAGCACCAAGTGATGAAGAACTACAAGCACTAGACAATGACTGGCATATTAAGACGATTAAGCTTAAAGTGCCTCGTTTACATGATAGTCGTCATTTAATTGAATTGTCCTATAAAAATGTCTAA
- a CDS encoding ParA family protein has translation MEIIAIANQKGGVGKTTTAVNLTASLAAKRKHVLLIDLDPQGNATSGTGVDKNELALTIADVLLDGISLSDAIITSPAGFDVIGANRDLAGMDITLMNKTNSHELLKTAMVALVNDQIAAKKPAYDYVVIDCAPSLNLLTINALVATDSVIIPMQCEYYALEGLADLSQTIERLTELNPKLYIRGVVRTLFDARNTLARDVSAELEAHFGDIMYKTHIPRNIRLAEAPAHGLPVIAYERWSKGARAYQKLAAEIMKQSD, from the coding sequence ATGGAAATCATAGCAATTGCGAATCAAAAAGGCGGCGTGGGTAAAACCACGACGGCAGTAAATTTGACCGCCAGCTTGGCTGCGAAGCGCAAGCATGTACTGCTGATTGACTTAGACCCACAGGGTAATGCGACAAGTGGTACAGGTGTGGACAAAAACGAGCTAGCCCTGACGATAGCAGATGTGTTGCTTGATGGAATATCGCTATCTGATGCTATTATTACCAGTCCAGCAGGGTTTGATGTGATCGGTGCCAATCGTGATTTGGCTGGCATGGATATCACCCTAATGAATAAGACCAATAGTCATGAGCTGCTTAAAACAGCAATGGTGGCATTGGTCAATGATCAGATAGCTGCTAAAAAACCTGCTTACGATTATGTGGTTATAGACTGTGCACCCAGTTTGAATTTGTTGACGATTAATGCGTTAGTTGCTACAGATAGCGTTATTATTCCGATGCAGTGTGAATACTATGCACTAGAAGGCTTGGCTGATTTGTCGCAGACGATTGAGCGCTTGACGGAATTGAATCCAAAGCTATATATCCGCGGCGTGGTGAGAACATTATTTGATGCACGCAATACACTGGCTCGCGACGTGTCTGCCGAGCTGGAAGCACACTTTGGCGATATTATGTATAAAACTCATATTCCAAGAAATATTCGCTTGGCAGAAGCGCCAGCACATGGTTTGCCAGTTATCGCTTATGAGAGATGGTCAAAAGGTGCGCGCGCTTATCAAAAATTGGCGGCTGAAATCATGAAACAAAGTGACTAA
- a CDS encoding MotA/TolQ/ExbB proton channel family protein codes for MWELVKAGGWLMTPIVVCSILALVIIIERSHTLQFNKVAPSRLREQLITRLRENGDIGRTQLMNVKEKTPLGDILATGLLYRQYGLDSMTMHMQNRASVQVHQLEKNINMLGTIGAIAPLLGLLGTVLGIISSFLAITDGAMQDPTMLAAGVSQALITTAAGMIVAIPALVAYRYFQRRIIDINAQFETQAGLMIQELYDYHLLENTSTAGLNVPAHRAPSADVVDNEYAVDGLSSNNGVAVTS; via the coding sequence ATGTGGGAGTTGGTAAAAGCGGGTGGTTGGTTGATGACGCCTATCGTGGTGTGCTCAATATTGGCATTGGTTATCATCATCGAGCGTAGTCATACCTTACAGTTTAATAAAGTTGCTCCGAGTAGATTGCGCGAACAGCTAATCACGCGCTTACGTGAGAATGGGGATATTGGTCGTACACAGTTGATGAATGTCAAAGAAAAAACACCTTTGGGAGATATTTTAGCGACAGGGCTACTGTATCGTCAATATGGCTTAGACTCGATGACGATGCATATGCAAAACCGCGCTAGCGTACAAGTGCATCAGTTAGAAAAAAACATCAATATGCTTGGGACCATAGGGGCGATTGCGCCACTACTGGGGTTGTTAGGCACGGTGTTAGGCATTATTTCGTCATTTTTGGCGATTACCGATGGGGCGATGCAAGACCCAACGATGCTTGCTGCTGGTGTGTCACAAGCGTTGATTACGACTGCTGCTGGTATGATCGTGGCTATTCCAGCACTGGTTGCCTATCGTTATTTTCAGCGCCGTATTATCGATATTAATGCCCAATTTGAGACGCAAGCGGGACTCATGATTCAAGAGTTGTATGATTATCATTTGCTGGAAAATACATCTACTGCTGGATTGAATGTGCCTGCACATCGTGCGCCATCGGCTGACGTTGTAGATAATGAGTATGCAGTGGATGGATTAAGCTCAAATAATGGTGTTGCTGTCACTTCTTAG
- a CDS encoding ParB/RepB/Spo0J family partition protein, giving the protein MAKKRGLAANRGLDALLGSIKKEKQITASALQDDMAARESTLPAETINADRLDISTPAQSDNKKTSEKPTTKPIASDTTASSRTTRSPRTMNKGTANKSRVNGTDSIASEDQISLVQIDVTRLQAGKYQPRRDMSETALAELASSIEQHGVMQPIVIRPLLANEDKSEAFVTHEIIAGERRWRAAKMAGKAVIPAIERALSDELAIALALIENIQREDLSVIEQAAALQRFHTEFGMSHAMIAEVVGKARTTVSNLLRLNQLHDTVKDHLANSALDMGHARTLLALSSEQQPIIAQKIIDGGMTVRDAEKLVKSILQPAPKANRAEQTQSREVERLTQRLTDMLGAEVKLKHKKDGQGSVEIFFHNQDQLAALIKHIESQA; this is encoded by the coding sequence ATGGCGAAGAAAAGAGGGTTGGCTGCCAATCGAGGCTTAGATGCCTTATTGGGGTCAATCAAAAAAGAAAAGCAAATCACCGCCTCTGCCTTGCAAGACGACATGGCGGCGCGTGAGAGTACTTTGCCAGCTGAAACGATAAACGCTGATAGGTTAGATATTAGCACGCCCGCTCAATCTGATAATAAAAAGACCAGTGAAAAACCAACGACCAAACCTATTGCCTCTGACACCACTGCCAGCAGTCGAACCACACGGTCGCCGCGCACGATGAATAAAGGTACGGCTAATAAAAGTCGTGTTAATGGAACAGATTCCATTGCCTCTGAAGACCAGATCAGTTTGGTGCAAATAGATGTCACGCGTTTGCAAGCGGGTAAGTATCAGCCGCGCCGTGATATGAGTGAAACGGCGCTTGCAGAGCTGGCTTCTTCGATTGAGCAGCATGGCGTTATGCAACCGATCGTTATCCGTCCGTTATTGGCCAATGAAGACAAGAGTGAAGCATTCGTTACCCATGAGATCATCGCTGGTGAGCGCCGCTGGCGTGCGGCAAAAATGGCAGGTAAAGCCGTTATTCCAGCGATTGAACGTGCTTTATCTGATGAGCTTGCCATCGCACTGGCCTTGATTGAAAATATCCAGCGTGAAGACTTGTCTGTGATTGAGCAGGCCGCTGCATTACAACGCTTTCATACTGAATTTGGTATGAGTCATGCGATGATTGCCGAAGTCGTTGGCAAGGCGCGCACCACCGTATCAAACCTGCTGCGCCTCAATCAGCTGCATGATACAGTTAAAGACCATTTGGCAAATAGCGCCCTAGATATGGGTCATGCGCGCACGCTCTTGGCATTATCCTCTGAGCAGCAGCCGATTATCGCGCAAAAAATTATCGATGGCGGTATGACGGTACGCGACGCTGAAAAGTTGGTTAAATCGATCTTGCAGCCTGCACCGAAAGCCAATCGTGCTGAGCAAACGCAATCTCGTGAGGTTGAGCGCTTGACGCAAAGACTGACAGATATGTTAGGGGCTGAAGTCAAACTCAAACACAAAAAAGATGGTCAAGGTAGTGTTGAGATATTTTTCCATAACCAAGATCAGTTAGCAGCTTTGATTAAGCACATAGAATCACAGGCTTGA
- the lpxK gene encoding tetraacyldisaccharide 4'-kinase — protein MSIETTVTRAWQRQAAWLWLLLPISWLYGLITTLRRQAYKAGLLASYRAPVPVMVIGNISVGGSGKTPLIIALVDYLQERGIKVGVISRGYGGDTSQMPALVDAASLPNVVGDEPCLIVNMTNAPMAVCPDRKQAIMTLLAAHPDLQFIIADDGLQHYALQRDIEWIVVDSARGFGNQQLLPTGFLREPMSRLQGATVIYHEPLTTDSVDKNKNNSNLYRAHRLTMHLEADALQLLWQPTLSYSQIDMPKKGCRVHAVSGIGYPQRFFDTLNSLGFDVVGHAYPDHYDFELAELLLYTEYPIVVTSKDAVKMRALLSKATTDEALNDEYQTLINRLWVLPVTAELSDSCYDNLQQQLKKLGIDIANNDNNSTNNNTKANNR, from the coding sequence ATGAGTATTGAAACGACAGTGACGCGTGCCTGGCAACGTCAAGCCGCTTGGCTATGGCTATTGCTACCTATTAGTTGGTTGTACGGACTTATCACCACGCTGCGTCGTCAAGCTTATAAAGCTGGGCTGTTAGCAAGTTATCGTGCGCCTGTTCCCGTTATGGTGATCGGCAATATTAGCGTGGGCGGTAGTGGAAAAACACCATTGATTATTGCTTTGGTTGATTATCTACAAGAACGCGGAATAAAGGTAGGGGTTATCAGCCGTGGTTACGGTGGCGACACCAGTCAAATGCCCGCTTTGGTCGATGCCGCCAGTTTGCCCAATGTGGTAGGGGATGAGCCTTGTTTGATTGTTAATATGACAAATGCACCCATGGCAGTATGTCCTGATCGTAAGCAAGCAATTATGACCTTGTTAGCTGCCCATCCTGACTTGCAATTCATTATTGCCGACGATGGCTTGCAGCATTATGCACTGCAACGTGACATTGAATGGATTGTGGTCGATTCAGCACGGGGCTTTGGTAATCAGCAACTCCTGCCAACAGGGTTTTTACGTGAACCCATGTCGCGGTTGCAGGGTGCAACTGTCATCTACCATGAACCACTAACAACAGATTCAGTGGACAAGAATAAAAATAATAGCAATCTGTACCGAGCCCATCGTTTGACAATGCACTTAGAGGCGGATGCTCTGCAACTCTTATGGCAACCTACTTTATCTTATTCTCAAATTGATATGCCTAAAAAAGGTTGTAGAGTGCATGCGGTGAGCGGTATTGGTTATCCGCAGCGGTTTTTTGATACTTTAAATTCGCTTGGCTTCGATGTCGTTGGACATGCTTATCCTGATCATTATGATTTTGAGTTGGCGGAATTATTGCTGTATACCGAATATCCAATCGTAGTCACCAGTAAAGATGCGGTAAAAATGAGAGCGTTGCTATCGAAAGCCACTACTGATGAAGCGTTAAATGATGAGTATCAAACGCTGATAAACAGACTATGGGTGCTGCCAGTAACTGCCGAACTCTCTGACAGCTGTTATGATAATCTGCAGCAGCAGCTAAAAAAGCTAGGTATTGATATCGCAAACAATGACAATAACAGTACCAATAATAATACTAAAGCAAATAATAGATGA
- a CDS encoding biopolymer transporter ExbD, giving the protein MRFRKPTVEPLEINLTPMIDCLLFLIVFLLLATSFNHFSRLNIILPEAEGVALTEEKNSIEVAVQEDGSYLVNGITLASSNEAELTSMLQQEAGSNRDMLFVIAADANATHQSVVRVMDIAGKLGFLNLNISTVVPLGQPLPQ; this is encoded by the coding sequence ATGCGCTTTAGAAAACCGACTGTTGAGCCGCTCGAAATTAACTTGACCCCGATGATTGATTGCTTGTTGTTTTTGATTGTGTTTTTGCTGCTGGCAACGTCGTTTAATCATTTTAGTCGTTTAAATATTATTCTTCCTGAAGCTGAAGGTGTCGCGCTGACAGAAGAGAAAAACAGTATCGAAGTGGCGGTACAAGAAGATGGCAGTTATCTGGTGAACGGTATTACGCTTGCTAGTAGCAATGAGGCAGAGTTGACCAGTATGCTACAACAAGAAGCTGGTAGTAATCGTGACATGCTATTTGTTATTGCTGCGGATGCCAATGCCACCCATCAATCGGTTGTGCGAGTGATGGATATTGCGGGTAAACTGGGATTTTTGAATCTTAATATCAGTACGGTCGTGCCACTTGGTCAGCCGTTACCGCAGTAG
- a CDS encoding ATP-binding protein, with translation MTEQPHIPTSQLSRDANKKDANNMATPIIELKSTKSATPNAPHPCFIDIKQRCLVTAEQLKRYSDPDELPSDTRTAPDLDVGFGQQRALKALQTALDIKASGYHVFAAGENGLGKRTVISRLLTRIAADAPTPDDWVYVHNFTDPRTPLALRLPAGQASLLQQQVNQLWQQAKKRLSQRFRSDQYQSKIEAIKNDTHQKESQAYDVLNAEGKQYDLALTFRSFDNKAVFVHPSQLATETSGGDDKLSASHKNKSVSDNSSKASISSTEYNDPTNAEQNESNTEYGNSEYEAELNNFVQKNHMQKRLSQLTIALEQLEDEANNAIEALHRNIARRALQPLFAPVYEQFASHPLVIDYLKTVFADMVTHVERIVNGDDEEFVTAVLATTPSRYAVNVIVSHMPDDGAPVIFEDLPTHLNLLGHVEQITQLGTVTTDVSMIRAGALHRANGGYLLLEASHLLEHPYAWQGLKRALQSRKIKLSSLEQMLTLTGSLSLAPAPIDLDVKVILLGEADLYYELLELEPEFDAVFKVRADFHDDVPRSSEHELALVAKMADIIDYANLYPFDRSAQAALLEHLSLQAEDQDRLSLHSDLLIKLLHESNRHAHLSGKNIVNAYHVTQAIDDMDERSGYLRDLYWDELKNGQQLIQTTGSAVGQVNALTVVSYADSEFGMPARLTAVIQPNIGTGEILDIERDVDLGGSLHAKGMLIMTSYLRALFSQHHALNFSASLAFEQSYAHIDGDSATVSEGCALLSALANVPIDQSFAITGSMNQLGEVQAVGGINSKIAGFFDACREQELTGQQGVVIPMANVKQLMLRDDIIAAVKANEFHIYGVYTLSEALTLMTGLPIDTMNKKGRYRKDTLFGKVLSRLMLWDENQDNNDDDINDKKSKKKDKKKQKAKRQKKRDKRKKEKHKDKAEHNEVSINDDQGINQSINQGIDNNATKTPIDAI, from the coding sequence ATGACCGAACAGCCACACATCCCTACCTCTCAATTATCAAGAGACGCTAATAAAAAAGACGCTAATAATATGGCAACACCCATCATTGAATTAAAAAGCACCAAATCAGCAACACCGAATGCACCGCATCCATGCTTTATTGATATCAAGCAGCGCTGCCTTGTCACCGCTGAGCAACTAAAACGCTATAGCGACCCTGATGAATTACCCTCGGATACTCGCACGGCACCAGATCTAGACGTTGGCTTTGGTCAGCAGCGTGCACTAAAAGCCTTACAAACAGCTTTAGATATCAAAGCCAGTGGCTATCATGTGTTTGCGGCTGGTGAAAATGGCTTGGGCAAACGCACCGTCATCAGCCGCTTGCTAACGCGTATTGCCGCCGATGCACCCACACCTGACGACTGGGTATATGTGCATAATTTTACCGATCCACGTACCCCTTTAGCGCTGCGACTACCTGCGGGGCAAGCCTCCTTATTGCAGCAGCAAGTCAATCAATTATGGCAACAAGCCAAAAAACGATTGAGCCAACGCTTTCGTAGTGACCAATATCAAAGCAAAATCGAAGCCATCAAAAATGACACACATCAAAAAGAAAGTCAGGCTTATGATGTGCTCAATGCAGAAGGCAAACAATATGATTTGGCGTTGACGTTTCGCTCCTTTGATAATAAAGCAGTGTTTGTACATCCCAGTCAACTCGCGACAGAAACTAGTGGTGGTGATGATAAATTATCTGCTAGCCATAAAAATAAATCCGTGAGCGATAATAGTAGCAAAGCGAGCATTTCTAGCACCGAGTATAACGATCCTACGAATGCAGAGCAGAATGAAAGCAATACTGAATACGGCAATAGTGAATACGAAGCTGAGTTAAATAACTTTGTTCAAAAAAACCATATGCAAAAACGCTTAAGTCAGTTGACCATCGCGTTAGAGCAGTTAGAAGACGAAGCCAATAATGCGATAGAAGCCCTGCATCGCAATATTGCACGTCGTGCACTGCAACCTTTATTTGCCCCTGTTTATGAGCAATTTGCCAGTCACCCGCTGGTCATTGATTATCTCAAGACCGTATTTGCCGACATGGTTACGCATGTCGAGCGCATCGTCAATGGCGATGACGAAGAGTTTGTGACAGCAGTTTTGGCCACAACCCCAAGTCGCTATGCGGTCAACGTCATTGTCAGTCACATGCCGGACGACGGTGCACCCGTCATCTTTGAAGACTTGCCAACGCATTTGAACTTATTGGGTCATGTCGAGCAAATCACCCAATTGGGCACGGTCACCACTGATGTCAGTATGATTCGAGCAGGTGCTCTACACCGTGCCAATGGTGGTTATTTACTATTAGAAGCGAGTCACTTACTTGAGCATCCGTATGCTTGGCAGGGTCTCAAGCGGGCGCTACAATCACGCAAAATCAAACTCTCAAGCCTTGAACAAATGCTAACCTTAACAGGTAGCTTATCGTTAGCACCTGCCCCCATTGACCTTGATGTTAAAGTGATTTTGCTTGGTGAAGCAGACTTATATTATGAGCTGTTAGAGCTTGAGCCTGAGTTTGATGCGGTATTTAAAGTACGTGCAGATTTTCACGATGATGTGCCTCGCAGCAGTGAGCATGAATTGGCGTTAGTCGCGAAAATGGCTGACATCATTGACTATGCCAATCTCTATCCGTTTGATCGTAGCGCGCAAGCTGCCCTACTTGAGCATTTAAGCTTACAAGCAGAAGACCAAGACCGCTTAAGCTTGCACAGTGATTTATTAATCAAGCTGTTGCATGAGTCTAACCGCCACGCGCATTTAAGCGGAAAAAACATTGTCAATGCCTATCATGTCACACAAGCCATCGATGATATGGACGAGCGTTCAGGATACCTGCGTGACCTCTATTGGGATGAGCTAAAAAACGGTCAGCAGCTTATTCAAACCACAGGCAGCGCGGTCGGACAAGTCAATGCGCTGACAGTGGTCAGCTATGCCGATAGCGAGTTTGGCATGCCCGCCCGCCTGACTGCCGTCATTCAACCAAATATCGGTACCGGTGAGATTCTCGATATCGAGCGTGATGTAGATTTGGGCGGTAGTTTACACGCCAAAGGCATGCTGATTATGACCAGCTATTTGCGCGCCTTATTCAGCCAACATCATGCGCTCAACTTTAGCGCCTCGCTCGCTTTTGAGCAAAGCTACGCCCACATCGATGGCGATAGTGCCACCGTCAGCGAAGGCTGTGCGCTGCTATCTGCCTTAGCAAACGTACCGATTGATCAATCATTTGCCATTACTGGCTCTATGAACCAATTGGGCGAAGTGCAAGCGGTTGGTGGCATCAATTCTAAAATCGCCGGATTCTTTGATGCATGCCGCGAGCAAGAATTGACTGGGCAGCAAGGCGTGGTCATTCCAATGGCCAATGTCAAACAGCTCATGCTGCGTGACGACATCATTGCTGCCGTCAAAGCGAACGAATTTCATATTTATGGTGTCTATACACTGAGCGAAGCCTTGACGCTGATGACTGGTTTACCTATCGATACCATGAACAAGAAAGGTCGCTATCGTAAAGACACGTTATTTGGCAAAGTTTTAAGTCGTCTGATGTTATGGGATGAAAATCAAGATAACAATGACGATGATATTAATGATAAAAAGTCCAAAAAGAAAGATAAAAAAAAGCAGAAAGCAAAACGTCAAAAAAAACGGGACAAGAGAAAAAAGGAAAAACACAAAGACAAGGCGGAGCACAACGAAGTCAGTATAAATGATGATCAAGGTATCAACCAAAGCATCAATCAAGGTATCGATAACAATGCCACTAAAACGCCCATTGACGCCATATAA
- the msbA gene encoding lipid A export permease/ATP-binding protein MsbA, translating into MSQAYQPDSAKTAAKKLSAEPSNIPKHKTLLRLLSYLKPYWWALMLTVLGFAINAATEIWIAKLLQYITDAINQNDQSKQDLFPLLIIGLFFVRGVGSFLGNYYSALVSRNLVYELRVEVFNKLLRLPSSFYLANPAGTISSKLIFDVEQVTAASTDSMKTLLRDGLTVVALIGFLLYSNWRLTLILFVVLPPILWLIRIASKRYLKLSKGIQETMGDVSHITNEVIGGYQVVKNYGGQAYEAARFDKTSKKNLRQGMKVVVTNSINTPAVQLLMAIAMSVVVWLALRPSVIDNISAGEFISYIAAAGLLSKPVRSLTDINQKLQKGIAAGESIFALLDEPEETDTGVLSPALTGEIKLDNVSLVYPDSTVALRDFTLDVRAGETVALVGRSGAGKSSLVNLLTRTLSTSSGQITLDGIPIEDIKLESLRAQIAMVNQQVVLFNTTVFNNIAYGGLANKTQAEVERAAKDAFAHDFIMKMPNGYQSEIGAEGLQLSGGQRQRLSIARALLKDAPILILDEATSALDNESEYYIQQALDNVMKDRTTLVIAHRLTTIESADRIAVLDSGQIVELGTHDELMQLQGHYAQMYERDFE; encoded by the coding sequence ATGAGCCAAGCATATCAACCTGACTCTGCAAAAACTGCTGCTAAAAAACTATCAGCAGAGCCGTCAAACATACCTAAACATAAGACCTTGCTGCGTTTGTTGAGTTATTTAAAACCATACTGGTGGGCATTAATGCTTACTGTTTTGGGCTTTGCAATTAATGCGGCGACAGAGATTTGGATTGCCAAATTACTTCAATACATTACCGATGCCATTAATCAGAACGATCAAAGCAAACAGGATTTATTTCCATTATTAATCATTGGTCTGTTTTTTGTCCGCGGTGTTGGTAGCTTTTTGGGTAATTATTATTCTGCTCTGGTCTCACGTAATTTGGTATATGAGCTGCGAGTGGAAGTCTTTAATAAATTGCTTCGTCTGCCAAGCTCTTTTTACTTAGCCAATCCTGCTGGTACCATTTCATCCAAGCTGATATTTGATGTTGAGCAAGTCACCGCCGCTAGTACAGACTCTATGAAGACGCTACTGCGTGATGGTCTGACAGTCGTCGCCTTGATAGGTTTCTTGCTTTATAGCAATTGGCGTTTGACGTTGATTTTATTCGTTGTACTACCGCCAATATTGTGGCTTATTCGCATCGCCTCAAAGCGTTATCTAAAGTTGTCTAAGGGTATTCAAGAGACGATGGGTGATGTCAGCCATATTACCAATGAAGTGATTGGTGGCTATCAGGTTGTCAAAAACTATGGTGGTCAAGCATACGAAGCCGCACGCTTCGATAAAACATCGAAAAAGAACTTACGCCAAGGCATGAAGGTCGTGGTAACCAACAGTATCAATACGCCAGCAGTACAGCTGCTAATGGCTATAGCCATGTCAGTTGTGGTGTGGCTCGCACTACGCCCATCGGTGATAGACAATATCTCAGCGGGTGAGTTTATCTCATATATCGCGGCTGCAGGTTTGCTCAGCAAGCCGGTACGCTCATTGACTGACATCAATCAAAAACTGCAAAAAGGTATCGCGGCAGGTGAGTCTATTTTTGCCTTGTTAGATGAGCCAGAAGAAACAGATACTGGTGTGCTTAGCCCTGCTCTGACGGGCGAAATCAAGCTGGACAATGTCAGTCTGGTTTATCCTGATTCAACGGTCGCTTTGCGTGACTTTACGTTAGATGTAAGAGCGGGTGAGACGGTTGCATTGGTAGGGCGAAGTGGTGCTGGTAAATCCTCTTTAGTAAATTTATTGACGCGCACCTTATCGACCTCTTCTGGGCAAATTACCTTGGATGGTATACCGATTGAAGACATTAAGCTTGAGAGCTTACGGGCGCAGATTGCGATGGTCAATCAACAAGTAGTCCTGTTCAATACCACGGTATTTAACAATATTGCTTATGGTGGCTTAGCCAATAAAACCCAAGCGGAGGTTGAGCGTGCCGCAAAAGATGCCTTTGCTCATGATTTTATTATGAAAATGCCAAATGGCTATCAAAGTGAAATTGGTGCTGAAGGTTTGCAGCTGTCTGGCGGGCAGCGTCAGCGCTTATCGATTGCTCGTGCGCTATTAAAAGATGCACCAATTTTAATTTTAGATGAAGCAACCAGTGCGTTAGACAATGAATCAGAGTATTACATTCAGCAAGCGCTTGATAATGTGATGAAAGATCGTACCACGTTAGTCATTGCACATCGACTGACCACCATTGAATCAGCCGATCGTATCGCCGTATTAGACAGCGGTCAAATCGTTGAGTTAGGCACGCACGATGAGCTTATGCAATTGCAAGGTCATTATGCGCAAATGTATGAACGCGACTTTGAATAA